From Pleurocapsa sp. PCC 7319:
ATACCAAGTAACTACTCCCAACCCTAGACTACACTTGGCAAAAGCTGTATCAAAATTTCGATTTTCTGACGTAAGCTAATTAAGATTTTCTTCAACCGGAGCGGTGCTTCTGATTTTGGCTGTAGCTGGGAAATATTTGTTGATTCTATTTCAGGAATGGTAAGCGCAACCTGATCTTCAGTTAACTCAACTGATTTGGGTTGGGGTATGTCAATGGTTGCTAACGGTTCTTCTTTAACAGAATCAACTTTTTCAATTGTCATCGTTTTAGCCGGTTTTTCTGGCTCAACTTCAATATTTGGCAACTCTGGTTTAACAAACTCAGATTCACTGGTTTCAATATCAGGTATTACTTCTGAATCATTGTTATCTTGAGTTTCTGGCGAGACTTCTGATTCCTTGTTCAAGCTCTCAGCAGGGGATGCTTCCGATTCTTCTACTGATTTGGGGCTATCTTGTTTCGTTATTGTCTCTGAGGCAGCATTAGCCTTTGAATTGGGAATTGCTCTTAACTGATTGTCTTCTGTTGTTGTTATTTCTAATTCTGTTTCTGTTTCTGTTTCTGTTTCTGGTTCTGTTTCTGATTCAGAAGTATCTTCCGAATCTTCAGAGATAATTTCGGATTCAATAAGATTATTTTCGGGTTCAACTAATGGTTCAATAATTTCTGCTGCTTCCTCTGGCAGAATATAATAATTCTGCTCAACTATTGCATGAGCTTCTGTGGGAGAAATTTTATTTGTAACTAATTTAGCTAAAGTATCGGTTTGTCCCGGAGCGTAATTTATTACCCTAACCGTATTGTTAAAAGTATTTTCAATATTATTTCCTGTTTCATCAATCAATTCTAGCTGAATCCAATTGTTTCCTTGGTTGAATCCTGTTAAGTAAATTGGCTGCCAATTTTCGAGAATAAAACTTGTTCCGTTAACAGTTGCTCTAATACGCCAATCTTGGACTTCTGAACTACTTTGGGCTACGGAATGTAGCGGAGCATTGGTTAAATAATAATCAAGCATCAACGGCTCCGCACTATAAGTTCCAGTCGGATTACTATAGGTCAATAAAGGTAAATTTGGATCAGGACGATTATCATTAGTTTCTGTTAAAACACTAAAAGTTGTTTGAGCATAAGCACCTTCATTTTTAAAACTTTCTCCCCAAGGACTAGTAGCAAAGACTCTAATGGTGTGTGTTCCTGGAGAGAGGTTCTCTAAGATTATTGGCTCATCTAGATTGTATAGAGGTCGAGATGGTTCATTGTCTAATATCAAATTGAGATGATTACCAAGCCTGAGTTTATCATCTTGAAATATTGGTAAGTCTTGTACTTGTAATTCAACAGTAATATCGGTTTGATTCAATACTTGTTCAGCTTCGGGTGAGATAATCTGGACTTGAGGAGCGTATTGTTCCAGCTCTTTATTTAATTCTTTAATCGTTTTAGGTGTGGCTATTTCAGCTAAGTTGCTGTTTGGAGAAGATGTGGAGTTGATGCTGTTATCGAAACTTTTTCCCAAAATATCCAAAGGATTACCAATTCCGACCTGTCCACAACCAACTAAATAACTCAAACAGATGAATAATAAGCAAAATTTAATAGTTTTCATTGACATCCATCAATAATTTACAAATAAAAAAATTGTCAAGACTTCAAGCAAATTTGAATCAATCCTTTCCCTTTACTAAATTACATCAGGATCTGAAACATTTTGAGCAAGCTGATCATATTGCTTTTTGTAAAGATAATTTGTGTTTTGTATACTTTTGCCGAAAAACTTCGGAGGTGGAAACCTTGATAAATCAATAGTCGCGTCCATTTAAAATTTTGTTAAGCTTTCCCAAGATTGCCGAGTTCTGAGCCTTATGATCATATAAAGTAATGCCTGTAGCTTAAACTCTAAACCTAAAGGAGGAAAGCTATCTTAGGTTATATAAAAAGCAGTGATTTTCGCTGAACTTTTTACATAATAAAGAACTTATTCTTCGGAATAAGAAAGTCTAAATCTAAAATCTATTGCCCTGAGAGGAGAATCCTCATGACAATCAGTCCTCAAAAAGAAGAGGCGAAAGTCAAGGTAACAGTTGATGTAGATCCAGTTCCTACTTCTTTCGAGAAGTGGGGAAAGCCAGGTCACTTTGACCGAACTTTAGCCAGAGGTCCTAAGACTACCACCTGGATTTGGAATCTTCACGCTGATGCTCATGATTTTGACAGTCATACCAGTGACTTAGAAGATATTTCGCGAAAAATATTTAGCGCGCACTTTGGTCACCTAGCGGTGGTTTTTGTTTGGTTAAGCGGAATGTATTTCCACGGAGCCCGTTTTTCCAACTATGAAGCTTGGTTAAGTGATCCCACAGCGATCAAGCCTAGCGCGCAAGTAGTATGGCCAATCGTTGGTCAAGGAATTTTAAATGGCGATGTGGGCGGTGGCTTCCACGGAATTCAGATTACTTCTGGTTTCTTCTATTTGTGGAGAGCTTCTGGATTCACCAATAGTTACCAGCTATACTGCACTGCTATTGGTGGATTAGTGATGGCTGCCCTGATGATCTTTGCGGGTTGGTTCCACTACCACAAAAAAGCTCCTAAATTGGAATGGTTCCAGAACGTGGAATCAATGATGAACCACCATTTGGCTGGTTTATTAGGCTTAGGTTCTTTGGGTTGGGCTGGACACCAAATTCACGTATCATTGCCAATCAACAAACTTTTAGATGCAGGAGTAGCTCCAGCAGATATCCCTCTACCCCATGAATTTATTTTGAATGGTGGTAGTAAAATGGCTGAGCTATATCCTAGTTTTGCCGAAGGGTTAAGACCATTTTTCACCTTGAACTGGGGTGTATATTCTGACTTCTTGACCTTCAAAGGTGGTTTGAATCCAGTAACAGGTGGATTATGGTTGTCTGACACAGCTCACCATCACTTAGCGATCGCTGTACTGTTTATTATTGCTGGTCATATGTACCGTACCAACTACGGTATTGGTCACAGCATGAAAGAAATTCTTGACGGTCATCAAGGCGATCCTTTGCTGTTTGGTGGTAAAGGGCACCAAGGTCTTTATGAAGTTCTGACAACTTCTTGGCATGCTCAATTGGCAGTTAACCTGGCTCTGCTTGGTTCTCTGACAATTATTGTTGCCCAGCATATGTATGCGATGCCTCCTTATCCATATCAAGCGATTGACTATGGTACTCAAATATCGTTATTCACTCATCACATGTGGATTGGTGGATTTCTGATTGTTGGTGCTGGAGCGCACGGTGCTATCTATATGGTGCGTGACTATGACCCGGCAAAGAATGTTGATAATGTGATCGACCGTGTGCTTCGTGTTCGCGATGCGATTATCTCTCACCTGAACTGGGTATGTATATTCCTCGGCTTTCATAGCTTTGGATTGTATATCCATAACGACACCATGAGAGCTTTGGGTCGTCCCCAAGATATGTTCTCCGATACAGCAATTCAGCTACAGCCCATCTTTGCTCAGTGGATCCAAAATATCCATACTCTTGCTCCCGGCAATACTGCTCCAACAGCTTTAGAGCCAGTCAGCCATGCTTTTGGTGGTGGTGTAGTAGCGGTTGGAGGCAAGGTGGCAATGATGCCTATTGCTTTAGGTACTGCTGACTTTATGGTTCACCATATCCACGCATTTACAATCCATGTAACTGTATTAATTCTGTTGAAAGGTGTTCTCTACGCTCGTAGTTCTCGCCTTATTCCAGATAAAGGAAACCTCGGCTTCCGCTTCCCTTGCGATGGTCCTGGTCGTGGTGGTACTTGTCAAGTATCAGGCTGGGATCACGTATTCCTCGGCTTGTTCTGGATGTATAATTCCATCTCTGTGGTGATTTTCCACTTTAGTTGGAAGATGCAGTCGGATGTATGGGGAACAGTTTCTCCAGATGGTACGGTGTCCCATATAACTGCTGGTAACTTTGCCCAGAGTGCAATTTGTATCAATGGTTGGTTACGTGATTTCTTGTGGGCGCAAGCTTCTCAAGTAATTAATAGTTATGGTTCAGCCCTATCTGCTTACGGCATTATGTTCTTAGCCGGTCACTTTATCTTTGCGTTTAGCTTGATGTTCCTCTTCAGTGGACGTGGCTATTGGCAAGAACTTATTGAGTCAATTGTTTGGGCTCATAATAAGTTAAAAGTAGCTCCAGCTATTCAACCTCGTGCTTTAAGTATTACTCAAGGTCGCGCAGTGGGTGTAGCTCACTACCTTTTAGGAGGAATTGTTACCACTTGGGCATTCTTCTTAGCAAGGACGCTTTCGTTGTAGATGTACTTAGAAGTTCTGCCAGTCTCTCAAGATGGTTAAAGCTTAAATAGTTGAATCTGTCTTGTGAGATTGGCTAGTATAACCATAACCTTGAACCTCTGTTCAAGATTAGTATTCGCGAAGAAAACTCAGCGGTAAATGACTGAGTCAGTGGACTCATTTAGCAGCCGTGTTTTAATAAAATTACCGCCCAGTAATATTTAATATTGAAGGTGGTAACAAAAAGCCAAAAATGAGTAGTAAATAATAGCAATATTAGCCTCATTTTTCACCCTACAGGAGAATTCTACCCATAACCTATGGCAACTAAATTCCCGAAATTTAGCCAGGATCTCGCACAAGATCCGACTACTCGTCGGATTTGGTACGGAATTGCCACTGCTCATGACTTTGAGCTGCATGATGGTATGACTGAAGAAAATCTGTATCAAAAGATTTTCGCCTCTCATTTTGGTCATATAGCAATCATCTTTTTGTGGACTTCTGGTACCCTGTTCCACGTAGCTTGGCAAGGTAACTTTGAACAGTGGATAAAAGATCCTTTAAACATAAGCCCAATCGCACATGCGATTTGGGATCCCCACTTTGGTAAAGGTGCGATCGATGCTTTTACTCAGGGTGGTGCTTCTAGCCCCGTAAATATTGCCTACTCTGGGGTATACCATTGGTTTTATACCATTGGGATGACAACCAACCAAGAGCTTTACCAAGGATCGATCTTCTTATTGATTCTTTCCTCTCTATTTTTGTTTGCTGGTTGGTTACACTTGCAACCTAAGTTCCGTCCTAGCTTGGCTTGGTTTAAGAATGCTGAGTCTCGTCTCAATCACCATTTAGCTGGCTTGTTTGGGGTTAGTTCATTGGCTTGGACTGGACACCTAGTTCATGTTGCTATCCCCGAATCTCGTGGACAGCATGTAGGTTGGGATAACTTCCTGTCTACTCCTCCCCATCCCGCAGGTTTAGGACCTTTCTTTAGCCTTAACTGGGGTGTTTATGCTCAGAATCCTGATACTGCTGGTCATGTATTTGGTACTTCTGAGGGAGCAGGAACAGCTATCTTGACTTTCCTAGGCGGTTTCCATCCTCAAACTGAGTCTCTCTGGCTGACAGATATTGCTCATCACCACTTAGCGATCGCCGTAATCTTTATCATTGCTGGTCATATGTACCGTACTAACTTCGGTATTGGTCACGATATGAAAACGATTATGGCAGCTCACAGACCTCCTGAAGGTACTCCCTTTGGTGGAATGTTAGGTGAAGGTCATAAAGGAATATATGACACTTATAACAATTCTCTGCACTTCCAATTAGGTTGGCACTTGGCTTGTTTAGGTGTAATTACCTCCTTAGTGGCTCAGCATATGTATTCGATGCCTTCTTATGCGTTTATTGCTAAGAGCTATACGACTCAAGCTGCTCTGTATACCCATCACCAATATATTGCTGGGTTCCTGATGGTCGGTGCGTTTGCTCACGGTGCAATCTTCCTCGTAAGAGATTACGACCCTGAAGCTAATAAAAATAACGTATTGTATCGGGTACTAGAACACAAAGAAGCGATTATTTCCCACTTAAGTTGGGTTTCACTCTTCCTAGGTTTCCATACCTTGAGTCTGTATGTTCACAATGATGTAGTAGTTGCTTTTGGTACTCCTGAAAAGCAAATTCTCATCGAACCAGTTTTTGCTCAATGGATTCAGGCAGCTCACGGTAAAGTGCTATATGGATTTGATACTTTGCTTTCCAATCCTGACAGTCTAGCTGCAACTGCTTGGCCAAATCACGGTGCAGTTTGGCTTTCTGGATGGTTAGATGCGATTAATAGTGGTACTAATTCCCTCTTCTTGACCATTGGTCCTGGCGACTTTTTGGTTCACCATGCGATCGCTCTAGGTTTACATACCACAGTTCTTATCCTAGTTAAGGGTGCTTTAGATGCTCGTGGTTCAAAACTAATGCCCGACAAGAAAGACTTCGGTTTTGCCTTCCCTTGTGATGGTCCTGGCCGTGGCGGTACTTGTGATATCTCTGCATGGGATGCCTTTTACCTTGCCATGTTCTGGATGCTCAACACCCTGGGATGGTTGACGTTCTACTGGCATTGGAAACATCTTGGTATATGGCAGGGTAACGTTGCTACGTTCAACGAAAACTCTACTTACTTGATGGGTTGGTTCCGGGATTATCTCTGGGCAAACTCTGCTCAACTAATCAATGGTTACAACCCCTACGGTGTAAACAACCTTTCTGTTTGGGCCTGGATGTTCCTCTTCGGACACCTAGTTTGGGCAACTGGTTTCATGTTCCTCATCTCTTGGCGTGGTTATTGGCAAGAGTTGATCGAAACTATTGTTTGGGCGCACGAGCGTACTCCTCTAGCTAACTTAGTTCGCTGGAAAGACAAGCCGGTTGCTCTTTCAATCGTTCAAGCTCGTGTAGTTGGTTTAGCTCACTTTACAGTTGGCTATATTCTGACCTATGCGGCGTTCTTAATTGCTTCTACTGCTGGTAAGTTTGGCTAGCAACAGTTACGACATATCAGGTAGTTAAGCAATAAATTCCTTGCCTTCGGGTAGGGAATTTTTATTTTCTTTCGGGATTAGATTCCACAGATTGGTCGAGTTTTGCTCGACAAAATAGACTATGAACAGTTACGCTTTAGACTGAAAATTGGTATTCAATTTGTTGTCAATCAATCTTTAAAATTGCACTTAAAACGATTGACATATCAAAACATATCTTATACCGTTTTAAATTTAAAAGACAACAGATCGTTTGTGTAGGGGCGCATGGCAATGCGCCCCTACGATCAATGTGTAGTCAAAGCTATTCAATTTAGTATTAAGTAATATTGTATTATTTAATAAATATTTTAATGATTCATAAATTGCATTGATAAGTTGAAATAAGTGCATTTGTATTGTTTTCGCTCAATTTAAACTAATATAATAGAAAGTATGTTCTTATACAGAAATCATACTATTATCGCTAATTTTGTAAGTAAAAGAGTTATTTTGAGCAATTGGTCATGAATAATACTCAAATTGAAAATTCCGCAGAACAGGGGCCGTCAGTACCTGATGCGACCGATTTAATAGAATCGCACCAAGTGGAACAAAAACTAGAATTATACGAAGATATATTTAAGCATCAGCAGGAACAAATAGATTTATTAACCAGAGAATTAGAACGGCTTAAAAATTCTCCTAGCAAAACTAAATTTAGTCAGAAAAGTTGGAAAAGTCTCTGGCGGAGATTAACCCAATATTTTGCCAGTATTCATGGAAGCTCTACTTATCAACCTCGGTTTTCACTTGCTCAAATTGTATTTTCATATCTAGGTAGTTTTATTGGGATTGGTGCATTAGCATATCTTAGTATTGTTTCCGACTATCCTTTAATTGCTGCTCCTTTTGGAGCTGCTGCTGTTTTGGTATTTGCAGTTCCCAATAGTCCTTTAGCTCAACCGCGAAATTTGATCTTTGGCAATTTGATTGGTGGAATTGTCAGTATACTGATGGTCTATCTTTTTGGTTCAGAAGCTTGGGTGATGGCTTTATCAGTGGCGACCGCAATTAAAGTGATGCAGTTAACTAAAACTTTACATCCTCCTGGAGGTGCTGTAGCTTTAGTAGGAGTGATGAGCGAGGCTGATTTGAGTTTTTTATTGACCCCAGTGTTGGCCGGTTCAATTATTTTGTTATTTTGCACCTTAGGTTTCAATAATCTCATGCCAGAGCGTTCTTATCCTCGCCATTGGTTATAAGCTGCACAGTCCATATTTAATTCAATAAATCAATATCTAAAATTAGACAACTTGTGGGCAAGTTAAATAATAAAAGAAAGCGAGTTTTAATAGTAGTTTTGGCGGCAGTTATCGGTAACGCTATAGTAACATCTACACCTACTTTAAATATAGAAAACAGTAAAAATATTTTCTTGACATTTGCTAATGTAGTAATGTTTTTGATGGTTTGGGATACTTATTTTGATGAAAAAATTAGTCAAAAAGGTGTTCTATCTTTCTTGCAAGATTTATTATCTATTACTTTAGTTAGCCTTATTACCACCTTTATTATTTCTAAAGTAATTACTAAAAATATTAATAATTTGATCGCTATTTTAGGTTCTCTGGGTTGGTTAATTGCTGGCTTGATCGCGGGAGGGGTAACAGGGATTTTAGGTATAGGTTGGGCATTATACTGTGACGATCTTTATCGCAATTCAACATAAAACCCGCTAATTTGTTCAATTAACGGGCAAAAGCGTAAGATGATATTAGCTTATCCTCAGTAAAACTGAGATGTCCCCTATACTTCTTGTCTTGCCAAAAGAACAGGACAGGGAGCTTTGATCCGAATATAATCAGACAAGGAACTACCCAACAGACGATCTATATCAGGTAAATTCTTGGCGATCGAAGGGCGACGTTCAGGAGAACCCAAAATTAATAAATCAATATTTCTCGCTTCAGCTAAGCTACAAATCTTTTGTGCCGGTCTACCACCTGATAGCAGACATTGATAGTCAAGACCCATTCTTTTCACTTTGGCGATCGCTGGTGCCAGAATGGGATTATTTTCTATATCTTCTTTCGATAGAGCTAGATTGGGATCTAAATCAGGGTTGACACGAGTTAAGAATATTTCCGCATCTGAATATCCTTGAAGTAAAGACAAAGCTTCATCCAAAGCATATTGAGCAGAGGGAGACTTGTCGATCGCCA
This genomic window contains:
- the psaA gene encoding photosystem I core protein PsaA — encoded protein: MTISPQKEEAKVKVTVDVDPVPTSFEKWGKPGHFDRTLARGPKTTTWIWNLHADAHDFDSHTSDLEDISRKIFSAHFGHLAVVFVWLSGMYFHGARFSNYEAWLSDPTAIKPSAQVVWPIVGQGILNGDVGGGFHGIQITSGFFYLWRASGFTNSYQLYCTAIGGLVMAALMIFAGWFHYHKKAPKLEWFQNVESMMNHHLAGLLGLGSLGWAGHQIHVSLPINKLLDAGVAPADIPLPHEFILNGGSKMAELYPSFAEGLRPFFTLNWGVYSDFLTFKGGLNPVTGGLWLSDTAHHHLAIAVLFIIAGHMYRTNYGIGHSMKEILDGHQGDPLLFGGKGHQGLYEVLTTSWHAQLAVNLALLGSLTIIVAQHMYAMPPYPYQAIDYGTQISLFTHHMWIGGFLIVGAGAHGAIYMVRDYDPAKNVDNVIDRVLRVRDAIISHLNWVCIFLGFHSFGLYIHNDTMRALGRPQDMFSDTAIQLQPIFAQWIQNIHTLAPGNTAPTALEPVSHAFGGGVVAVGGKVAMMPIALGTADFMVHHIHAFTIHVTVLILLKGVLYARSSRLIPDKGNLGFRFPCDGPGRGGTCQVSGWDHVFLGLFWMYNSISVVIFHFSWKMQSDVWGTVSPDGTVSHITAGNFAQSAICINGWLRDFLWAQASQVINSYGSALSAYGIMFLAGHFIFAFSLMFLFSGRGYWQELIESIVWAHNKLKVAPAIQPRALSITQGRAVGVAHYLLGGIVTTWAFFLARTLSL
- the psaB gene encoding photosystem I core protein PsaB; protein product: MATKFPKFSQDLAQDPTTRRIWYGIATAHDFELHDGMTEENLYQKIFASHFGHIAIIFLWTSGTLFHVAWQGNFEQWIKDPLNISPIAHAIWDPHFGKGAIDAFTQGGASSPVNIAYSGVYHWFYTIGMTTNQELYQGSIFLLILSSLFLFAGWLHLQPKFRPSLAWFKNAESRLNHHLAGLFGVSSLAWTGHLVHVAIPESRGQHVGWDNFLSTPPHPAGLGPFFSLNWGVYAQNPDTAGHVFGTSEGAGTAILTFLGGFHPQTESLWLTDIAHHHLAIAVIFIIAGHMYRTNFGIGHDMKTIMAAHRPPEGTPFGGMLGEGHKGIYDTYNNSLHFQLGWHLACLGVITSLVAQHMYSMPSYAFIAKSYTTQAALYTHHQYIAGFLMVGAFAHGAIFLVRDYDPEANKNNVLYRVLEHKEAIISHLSWVSLFLGFHTLSLYVHNDVVVAFGTPEKQILIEPVFAQWIQAAHGKVLYGFDTLLSNPDSLAATAWPNHGAVWLSGWLDAINSGTNSLFLTIGPGDFLVHHAIALGLHTTVLILVKGALDARGSKLMPDKKDFGFAFPCDGPGRGGTCDISAWDAFYLAMFWMLNTLGWLTFYWHWKHLGIWQGNVATFNENSTYLMGWFRDYLWANSAQLINGYNPYGVNNLSVWAWMFLFGHLVWATGFMFLISWRGYWQELIETIVWAHERTPLANLVRWKDKPVALSIVQARVVGLAHFTVGYILTYAAFLIASTAGKFG
- a CDS encoding HPP family protein encodes the protein MNNTQIENSAEQGPSVPDATDLIESHQVEQKLELYEDIFKHQQEQIDLLTRELERLKNSPSKTKFSQKSWKSLWRRLTQYFASIHGSSTYQPRFSLAQIVFSYLGSFIGIGALAYLSIVSDYPLIAAPFGAAAVLVFAVPNSPLAQPRNLIFGNLIGGIVSILMVYLFGSEAWVMALSVATAIKVMQLTKTLHPPGGAVALVGVMSEADLSFLLTPVLAGSIILLFCTLGFNNLMPERSYPRHWL